A window of the Helicobacter sp. 11S03491-1 genome harbors these coding sequences:
- a CDS encoding outer membrane family protein — MLRKLVLCCLYGGVLFAAGAKTPQEAFMKGIINGHIGAFFQQSTKKDPTYGDLNMSLSYDSQRFMGYKVGAKAWLVPRIYEARSGDFNRAQEIFVLSDLYADFYNEYEKFGITLGRYKIDEEWITHNTEGLSVTYDKLDNISLSFVWALRNAYVRNYYLSGFRKMFNWSGALLFSGQIQIPNAPIKINPYLYIAPGVFISPGIKIELHLPLKTGIYFDGHVHLLSYVGSESYYGKLNGSSGLIWAEGLIGWNSLETGLGFVSVGGGTGANRIDAFGQHTRFERTVGMFYANAVSAYGFVSTKITNYASLYGAVRGTFIKGKNILNWDARVNFHLQKGVELGLGILGMFNQTQATGYFGGTKDYLMGRGFIQYSF, encoded by the coding sequence ATGCTAAGGAAGCTTGTTTTATGCTGTTTGTATGGAGGTGTGTTGTTTGCTGCCGGTGCTAAAACGCCTCAAGAAGCTTTTATGAAAGGTATTATTAACGGGCATATTGGAGCTTTTTTTCAGCAATCGACCAAAAAAGATCCTACTTATGGGGATTTGAATATGTCCCTATCTTATGATAGTCAGAGGTTTATGGGGTATAAAGTTGGAGCTAAAGCTTGGCTTGTTCCTAGAATTTATGAGGCAAGAAGTGGTGATTTTAATAGAGCTCAAGAAATATTTGTTTTATCTGATTTATATGCTGATTTTTATAATGAATATGAAAAATTTGGTATTACATTGGGGCGTTATAAAATTGATGAAGAATGGATAACCCATAACACAGAAGGATTGAGTGTTACTTACGATAAGTTAGATAATATCTCTCTTTCTTTTGTATGGGCGCTTAGAAATGCTTATGTAAGAAATTATTATTTGAGTGGATTTAGGAAGATGTTTAATTGGTCAGGCGCGCTTTTGTTTAGCGGGCAAATACAGATTCCAAATGCTCCCATAAAAATTAATCCGTATTTATATATAGCACCGGGAGTTTTTATCTCTCCGGGAATTAAAATAGAGTTGCATTTACCTTTAAAAACAGGAATATATTTTGATGGGCATGTTCATTTGCTTTCTTATGTTGGAAGTGAATCTTATTATGGAAAATTAAATGGAAGTAGTGGCTTGATTTGGGCTGAAGGGTTGATAGGTTGGAATTCTCTGGAGACAGGTCTTGGTTTTGTTTCAGTAGGCGGAGGGACAGGTGCCAATAGAATTGATGCTTTTGGGCAGCATACACGATTTGAACGAACGGTAGGAATGTTTTATGCAAATGCGGTGAGTGCGTATGGTTTTGTCTCTACAAAAATCACAAATTATGCTTCTTTGTATGGAGCTGTTAGGGGGACATTTATTAAAGGAAAGAATATATTAAATTGGGATGCTAGAGTAAATTTTCATCTTCAAAAGGGCGTTGAATTGGGATTAGGGATTTTAGGAATGTTCAATCAGACACAGGCAACCGGTTATTTTGGAGGCACAAAAGATTATCTGATGGGTCGTGGATTTATTCAGTATAGTTTTTGA
- a CDS encoding replication-associated recombination protein A, producing the protein MKNLANLFRPKTLEDFVGQTHLLGKNSPLKLSLLSGDFPHSFFYGTPGSGKTTFANLVAKELQKPFLQFNATNFKLEELRNSLKQYHHTLTKPIIFIDEVHRLNKAQQEFLLPVMENYEAIIIGASTQNPYYSLTSSIRSRSLLFEFFPLNNKDLEMILQKVLHIYPISITQEAKEYLISSSAGDGRAMLNLLDVAMESEKIDLDTLKSLRPTSLNDGSIEDNTHYNLISAMIKSIRGSDENAAIYYLARLICGGENPEFIARRLVILASEDIGNANPNALNIATSTMLAVSKIGYPESRIILSQCVIYLSCSPKSNTAYNAINEAIKLINEGEILSIPKNILPHSKNYLYPHNHGGWVKQKYLQKPLVFVKHTQKAFEKTLFEWIGKIKGNQ; encoded by the coding sequence ATGAAGAATTTAGCAAATCTTTTTCGTCCAAAAACTCTAGAAGACTTTGTAGGACAAACTCATCTTTTGGGAAAAAACTCCCCTCTTAAGCTTAGCTTACTTTCAGGAGATTTTCCTCATTCTTTTTTTTATGGCACTCCGGGAAGCGGCAAAACAACGTTTGCTAACTTGGTTGCCAAAGAATTACAAAAACCTTTTTTACAATTTAATGCAACTAATTTTAAACTTGAAGAATTGCGTAATTCTCTCAAACAATACCACCATACATTGACAAAGCCTATCATATTTATTGATGAAGTACATCGCTTAAATAAAGCCCAACAAGAATTTTTACTCCCGGTTATGGAAAACTATGAAGCCATTATCATAGGCGCAAGCACACAAAATCCCTATTATAGTCTTACAAGCTCTATCCGATCGCGTTCATTGCTTTTTGAATTTTTTCCTTTAAACAATAAAGATCTTGAAATGATTCTGCAAAAAGTATTGCATATTTACCCTATCTCCATCACTCAGGAAGCCAAAGAATATTTGATTTCATCAAGCGCGGGAGATGGAAGAGCTATGCTAAATTTGTTAGATGTGGCTATGGAGAGTGAAAAAATTGATTTGGATACCCTAAAATCTCTTCGCCCCACAAGCCTTAATGATGGGAGTATCGAAGATAATACTCATTATAATCTCATTAGCGCAATGATCAAATCTATACGTGGAAGCGATGAAAATGCTGCTATTTATTATCTGGCCAGATTAATTTGTGGAGGAGAAAATCCGGAATTTATTGCCAGAAGACTTGTCATTTTAGCAAGTGAAGATATTGGAAACGCAAATCCAAATGCCCTTAATATAGCCACTTCAACAATGCTAGCTGTCTCTAAAATAGGCTATCCGGAATCAAGAATTATCCTTTCACAATGCGTGATTTATCTATCTTGCTCTCCCAAATCAAACACTGCCTATAATGCTATCAATGAAGCCATTAAACTCATTAATGAAGGTGAAATTCTATCTATCCCCAAAAATATTCTACCCCACTCCAAAAATTACCTCTACCCACACAATCATGGAGGATGGGTTAAACAAAAATATTTACAAAAACCGCTAGTTTTTGTAAAACATACTCAAAAAGCTTTTGAAAAAACACTTTTTGAGTGGATTGGAAAAATCAAAGGCAACCAATGA
- the leuB gene encoding 3-isopropylmalate dehydrogenase: protein MKTYRIAIIKGDGIGPEIVREAQKVLNAVSQIEHFSIQYQEYLMGGCAYDACKNPLPEETIQGCLQADGILFGAIGGNKWDYLPRELRPESGLLRLRKALEIFANIRPVVVFDELLEASTLKPEIIRGVDLVVVRELIGGIYFGEPKGKDEKHAYNTMIYTRDEIKRIAKVAFELALNRKKKLCSVDKANVLDVSLLWREVVTEVGKDYPQVSLTHQYVDNASMQLILNPKQFDVILTGNLFGDILSDEASMLTGSIGLLPSASTGGKAALYEPIHGSAPDIAGLGIANPIATILSASMMLKNTFKETKAASMIEKAISKTLQEGYRTKDIAAFGAKEICSTTQMGDLIVKFLQ from the coding sequence TTGAAAACTTACCGGATTGCCATTATCAAAGGAGATGGAATTGGTCCTGAAATTGTTAGGGAAGCCCAAAAAGTATTAAATGCAGTGAGTCAAATAGAGCATTTTTCTATCCAATATCAAGAATATTTAATGGGAGGATGCGCTTATGATGCTTGTAAAAACCCTCTCCCTGAGGAAACAATTCAAGGTTGCTTGCAAGCTGATGGAATACTTTTTGGAGCTATTGGAGGAAACAAATGGGATTATCTCCCTAGAGAATTACGACCTGAAAGTGGGCTTTTAAGACTCAGAAAGGCATTAGAAATCTTTGCTAATATCCGTCCTGTAGTTGTATTTGATGAGCTTTTAGAAGCAAGTACGCTTAAACCTGAGATCATCAGAGGGGTGGATTTGGTTGTTGTGCGTGAATTGATAGGAGGAATCTATTTTGGAGAACCTAAAGGCAAAGATGAAAAACACGCTTACAACACAATGATTTATACCAGAGATGAGATTAAAAGAATTGCAAAAGTTGCTTTTGAACTTGCCCTTAACAGAAAAAAGAAACTCTGCTCTGTTGATAAGGCAAATGTCTTGGATGTCAGTTTGCTTTGGCGTGAAGTGGTTACAGAAGTAGGAAAAGATTATCCTCAAGTCTCACTAACTCATCAATATGTTGATAATGCAAGTATGCAACTTATCTTGAATCCTAAACAATTTGATGTTATCCTAACAGGAAATTTATTTGGAGATATTTTAAGCGATGAAGCCAGTATGCTTACAGGATCAATTGGACTGCTACCTTCTGCAAGCACAGGAGGCAAAGCAGCATTATATGAACCCATTCATGGATCTGCTCCGGATATTGCAGGACTAGGGATTGCCAATCCTATAGCGACTATTTTAAGCGCTTCGATGATGTTAAAAAATACATTCAAAGAAACTAAGGCAGCCTCAATGATTGAAAAAGCCATATCAAAAACCCTCCAAGAAGGTTATCGCACCAAGGATATTGCAGCCTTTGGGGCTAAAGAAATTTGTAGCACCACTCAAATGGGAGATTTAATCGTAAAATTTTTACAATAG
- a CDS encoding response regulator transcription factor translates to MLEVLMIEDDIELAEILSEYLKQHDINVTNYDEPYTGMSAIATQHYDLLLLDLTLPNLDGLEVCKRVAKQKNIPIIISSARSDLDDKVKALEYGADDYIPKPYDPKELLARIQSLLRRYNKKGGKDEQKDKNSIFKIDKDSREVYFRDKKLELTRAEYEILTLLISKKGHVFSREAIAIESESINPESSNKSIDVIIGRLRAKIEEDPKKPKYIISVRGVGYKLES, encoded by the coding sequence ATGCTGGAAGTATTGATGATAGAAGACGATATAGAACTTGCAGAGATTTTAAGTGAATATCTTAAGCAACATGATATTAATGTAACTAATTATGATGAACCTTATACCGGAATGAGCGCTATAGCAACGCAGCATTATGATTTATTGTTATTAGATTTGACTCTCCCCAATCTTGATGGTCTTGAAGTATGCAAAAGAGTAGCCAAACAAAAAAATATCCCCATCATTATCTCATCAGCAAGAAGTGATTTGGATGATAAAGTTAAAGCCCTTGAATATGGCGCAGATGATTATATTCCCAAACCATACGATCCCAAAGAGCTTCTAGCCAGAATTCAATCTCTTTTGAGACGTTATAACAAAAAAGGTGGAAAAGATGAGCAAAAAGATAAAAATTCTATTTTTAAAATAGACAAAGATAGTCGTGAGGTTTATTTTAGAGATAAAAAACTTGAACTTACCCGTGCAGAATATGAAATTCTTACTCTTCTTATCAGCAAAAAAGGACATGTATTTTCACGCGAAGCCATCGCTATTGAATCTGAATCCATCAATCCGGAAAGTTCAAATAAAAGTATTGATGTTATCATTGGCAGATTAAGAGCAAAAATTGAAGAAGATCCCAAAAAACCAAAATATATCATTTCTGTTAGAGGTGTGGGCTATAAATTGGAATCTTAA
- a CDS encoding DnaJ C-terminal domain-containing protein yields the protein MSKSLYKTLGVSENATADEIKKAYRKLARKYHPDINKEKEAEEKFKEINAAYEILSDEKKRSQYDQFGDNMFGGQDFSDFARTQGGAGINLDDILSQIFGNAGGFGAGANSFGFNGGFGGGFGFEPDLDIHANLSIPFDTAILGGKHHINLQNESFDIKIPAGINNAETIRVKGKGKGGRNARGDLLLKITINQNPEYTRENDDLTKNFDLPLKIALFGGKITIPTLYKDVNLKVPANTKNSQRFRIKELGVKNRKTGNIGDLYLKANIILPHTDSLSDDLKKMLEEQLP from the coding sequence ATGAGTAAAAGTCTGTATAAGACACTTGGAGTTAGCGAAAATGCAACAGCTGATGAAATCAAAAAAGCTTACAGAAAATTAGCAAGAAAATATCATCCGGACATTAATAAAGAAAAAGAAGCAGAAGAAAAATTCAAAGAAATTAACGCGGCTTATGAAATTTTAAGTGATGAAAAAAAGCGATCTCAATATGATCAATTTGGAGATAATATGTTTGGTGGGCAGGATTTTAGTGATTTTGCTCGCACACAAGGAGGAGCGGGGATCAATTTGGACGATATTCTTTCGCAAATCTTTGGAAATGCAGGTGGATTTGGAGCAGGTGCTAATAGTTTTGGGTTTAACGGGGGATTTGGCGGAGGATTTGGTTTTGAACCTGATTTGGATATCCATGCAAATCTTAGCATTCCTTTTGATACTGCAATATTAGGAGGCAAACACCATATCAACTTACAAAATGAAAGTTTTGATATTAAGATTCCTGCAGGTATCAATAACGCAGAAACAATCCGCGTAAAAGGCAAAGGAAAAGGCGGAAGAAATGCAAGAGGAGATTTATTACTTAAAATAACTATCAATCAAAATCCTGAATACACAAGAGAAAATGATGATTTGACAAAAAACTTTGATCTCCCTCTCAAAATCGCACTTTTTGGAGGGAAAATCACCATCCCGACTCTCTACAAAGATGTTAATCTCAAAGTCCCTGCCAATACAAAAAACTCACAAAGATTTCGCATCAAAGAACTTGGAGTCAAAAATAGAAAAACCGGAAATATTGGCGATTTATATCTCAAAGCAAATATTATTTTACCTCATACAGATTCTTTGTCTGATGATCTCAAAAAAATGCTTGAAGAACAATTACCATAA
- a CDS encoding helix-turn-helix transcriptional regulator, with protein MYSYDEPVYLISVVAKILEIHPQTLRQYEKEGLIEPNRTDGKMRLYSQRDIDKIKTILRLTRDMGVNLAGVDIILRLKEKLDELDILNEELRTNLQKKPQASNTSVSIKKSSYELILFKK; from the coding sequence ATGTATAGTTATGATGAGCCTGTATATCTTATTAGTGTAGTAGCAAAAATTCTGGAAATTCATCCCCAGACCCTAAGACAATACGAAAAAGAAGGTTTAATAGAACCCAATCGCACAGATGGCAAAATGAGATTATACTCTCAAAGAGATATTGATAAAATCAAAACTATCCTTAGATTAACACGTGATATGGGTGTAAATTTAGCGGGTGTGGATATTATTTTACGCTTAAAAGAAAAGCTTGATGAGCTTGATATCCTTAATGAAGAATTACGGACTAATTTACAAAAAAAGCCTCAAGCTTCAAATACAAGCGTGAGTATCAAAAAAAGCTCTTATGAATTGATTTTGTTTAAAAAATAA
- a CDS encoding 3-isopropylmalate dehydratase small subunit — MKNRTGKVWKFGKNIDTDIIIAARYLSTSDAKELAKHIMEDSRSGFANMIAKGDFIVADENFGCGSSREHAPLSLREAGIGAVLAPSFARIFYRNAFNTGLLILEVSQNDIDKITEGDQLEIDLEHNKIINHTKNEFYNYAKIPSFMFELLNAGGLMAYAQKQIKELD, encoded by the coding sequence ATGAAAAACAGGACCGGAAAAGTTTGGAAATTCGGCAAAAATATTGACACAGATATTATTATTGCAGCAAGATATCTAAGCACAAGCGATGCAAAAGAATTGGCAAAACATATTATGGAGGACTCTAGGAGCGGATTTGCCAATATGATTGCTAAAGGAGATTTTATTGTCGCAGATGAAAATTTTGGTTGTGGCAGCAGCAGAGAACATGCACCATTATCTCTAAGAGAAGCGGGTATTGGGGCAGTCTTAGCCCCTTCTTTTGCTAGAATTTTTTATCGCAATGCTTTTAACACAGGTCTTTTAATACTGGAAGTTTCTCAAAATGATATTGACAAAATCACCGAAGGAGATCAATTGGAGATTGATTTAGAACATAATAAAATTATCAATCACACAAAAAATGAATTTTATAATTATGCCAAAATCCCTTCTTTTATGTTTGAATTATTAAATGCCGGAGGGTTGATGGCATATGCGCAAAAACAAATAAAGGAACTGGATTGA
- a CDS encoding outer membrane family protein, with translation MRKFILGSMLSCAFFGANHLNALEVTVDPFGYLGVLYNQGIESSPHSYIGLSARAGANFMLDNNWSLGLGAIGAWSVFSHKDDNAPYKSSGDISDAYVKYNTQRLKFALGRYNTDFLEFDWIAGNIQGVSVKVFDYHKWNYWGMYMDSMLYNGYQYSGDQGNRIATDMNALAAYNPTAKKSYVGGEVIAGGVDYTYKGFRVSPFVLIDTQLPTLTKGVLVQVGAKAGYATNFANTFKSTTLLRGMFQYGDTDGLAGDDLAGLIWIDQAFKHKIFNFGAGFYAILGADGKGSLWTFSDRTRFYGRGINSPGVPATYFANSTITGYLFGGLETNRVKVDAMVAFGIYQEYSLMADYKVWQYRNMKFNAGGGYVYSYSSKAMNSIGSSSLLFFGKFSY, from the coding sequence ATGAGAAAATTTATTTTAGGTTCGATGCTTTCTTGCGCATTTTTTGGCGCAAATCATTTGAATGCTTTGGAAGTAACTGTTGATCCATTTGGTTATTTAGGCGTTTTGTATAATCAGGGAATTGAGTCATCACCACATAGCTATATTGGTCTTAGTGCGAGGGCAGGAGCAAATTTCATGCTTGATAATAACTGGAGTTTAGGACTTGGTGCGATTGGAGCTTGGAGTGTTTTTAGTCATAAAGATGACAATGCCCCTTATAAGAGCAGTGGAGATATTTCAGATGCATATGTAAAATACAATACTCAAAGATTGAAATTTGCCTTAGGAAGATACAACACTGACTTTCTTGAATTTGATTGGATAGCAGGGAATATTCAGGGGGTATCTGTAAAAGTATTTGATTATCATAAGTGGAATTATTGGGGCATGTATATGGACTCCATGCTTTATAATGGTTATCAATATAGTGGCGATCAAGGGAATCGCATTGCTACAGATATGAATGCACTTGCTGCTTATAATCCGACTGCAAAAAAAAGTTATGTGGGTGGGGAAGTTATAGCCGGAGGGGTTGATTATACCTATAAAGGTTTTAGGGTCTCACCTTTTGTGTTGATAGATACTCAATTGCCTACATTGACAAAGGGAGTGCTTGTCCAAGTAGGAGCAAAGGCAGGTTATGCAACAAATTTTGCAAATACTTTTAAATCTACAACTCTTTTGCGTGGAATGTTCCAATATGGAGATACAGATGGATTAGCCGGAGATGATTTGGCAGGGCTTATTTGGATTGATCAAGCATTTAAGCACAAAATTTTTAACTTTGGTGCCGGTTTTTATGCAATCCTTGGGGCAGATGGAAAGGGATCTCTTTGGACATTTAGCGATAGGACCAGATTCTATGGTAGAGGGATTAACTCTCCGGGTGTGCCTGCAACCTATTTTGCCAATTCTACAATAACAGGTTATTTGTTTGGTGGGTTGGAGACCAACAGAGTTAAGGTCGATGCAATGGTTGCTTTTGGGATTTATCAAGAATATTCTTTGATGGCTGATTATAAAGTATGGCAATACCGAAATATGAAATTTAATGCCGGTGGTGGGTATGTTTATTCTTATTCTTCCAAAGCTATGAATTCAATTGGAAGCAGTTCGTTATTGTTTTTTGGAAAATTCTCTTATTGA
- a CDS encoding DUF3078 domain-containing protein: MKILKIMVWIFFLTNSIFAKDDSNIPKNMALSDLDIDTSRSGWHLELKRISLNFSSSSLKNQNIYKNFSNNYIKGNSQIVGQAFLDFNANYYAKRFVIFNSLLAEYGRNIIYPQDEPKIDNKTLDRILLSSDYTQRIWKFTDILGGFELGPYVQLGYQTEFTPQVGFNRRKILRFSTGFKIFEGTYIKNLHLNLFGEEDFTYQKPVESLGIQTGFHIQHDIQDNVKLTYLLNFRDFLLNNYKPSHNPQYELELEVRMDTKIYKNFAIAPFVSFYMLKGRYFKQVGTNLFIGVSVSYNQIFIDASKK, translated from the coding sequence ATGAAAATCCTCAAAATCATGGTATGGATTTTCTTTTTAACAAATAGTATTTTTGCAAAAGATGATTCAAATATCCCAAAAAATATGGCGCTATCAGATTTAGATATTGACACATCAAGAAGTGGGTGGCACTTGGAACTCAAAAGAATTTCTTTAAATTTTTCTTCTTCATCCTTAAAAAATCAAAATATTTACAAAAATTTTTCCAACAACTATATTAAAGGAAATTCTCAAATAGTCGGGCAAGCATTTCTAGATTTTAATGCCAACTATTATGCTAAAAGATTTGTCATTTTTAATTCTTTGCTTGCTGAATATGGCAGGAATATCATCTACCCTCAAGATGAACCCAAGATTGACAACAAAACTCTGGATAGAATTTTACTTTCTTCAGACTACACCCAAAGAATTTGGAAATTCACAGACATTCTTGGAGGTTTTGAACTTGGACCTTATGTGCAACTTGGTTACCAAACAGAATTTACCCCTCAAGTTGGTTTTAATAGAAGAAAAATATTGCGCTTTAGCACCGGATTTAAAATATTTGAAGGTACTTATATTAAAAACTTGCATTTAAATTTATTTGGTGAAGAAGATTTCACTTATCAAAAACCTGTAGAAAGTCTGGGTATTCAGACAGGATTTCATATACAACATGACATTCAAGATAATGTAAAATTAACTTATCTTCTAAATTTTAGAGATTTTCTCTTGAATAATTACAAACCTTCTCATAATCCTCAGTATGAGCTGGAATTAGAAGTAAGAATGGATACAAAAATTTATAAAAATTTTGCTATTGCTCCATTTGTTAGTTTTTATATGCTTAAAGGAAGATATTTTAAACAAGTTGGAACAAATCTGTTTATCGGTGTTTCGGTATCTTATAATCAAATTTTTATCGATGCAAGCAAAAAATAA
- a CDS encoding ABC transporter ATP-binding protein: MFIKNNSFLGDINKLRRLITKKDKIILLILLFATIFLSVIETFGISVIMPFITFASNPNLISENKISKIIYDFFNFHSTLSFMMTFSFILIIFYIFRAFYNIAYTYALNHFALRKYHYFSYKLFCKTMDLSYLDFTNRNMDKIRNNILQESLNASQYFQHLLMLFSEVFTILLLYTLLLLVSWKMTIVLSFILSIKVLFITKSITKIIKKQGAIRIQMEEKFLKIISKTFGNFKIIKLKGNEDEIYKNFDETSKKKADTQIIYQTLNILPKNILETVGFSILISCVAYILYRYNDANAVLPIISMYALALYRILPSINKIMSSYGMMNFNHKALESVYNDLIYQTKPQNYQPIAFKHTIRLQNITFNYIKNKSILKNLNLTIQKGEKIAFVGPSGAGKSTLVDIIIGIYQPTEGEIFIDETKLTDENIKSWRKKIGYIPQNIYLFDGTVAENIAFGSQINQDKLVWACKMANIYDFLKQNEGLNTLVGDGGIKLSGGQKQRIGIARAIYDNPEILVLDEATSALDTQTETKIMDEIYKIAEDKTLLIIAHRLSTIEKCDRKIEIAQR, translated from the coding sequence ATGTTTATCAAAAATAATAGTTTCTTGGGCGATATCAATAAGCTTCGTCGCTTAATCACAAAAAAAGATAAAATTATACTGCTTATTTTATTATTTGCTACAATTTTTTTATCTGTTATTGAGACTTTTGGAATTAGTGTCATTATGCCTTTTATTACTTTTGCCAGCAATCCCAATCTTATTTCTGAAAATAAAATATCAAAAATAATTTATGATTTTTTTAATTTTCATTCGACCTTAAGTTTTATGATGACTTTTAGTTTTATATTAATTATTTTTTATATTTTTAGAGCTTTTTATAATATTGCCTATACTTATGCACTTAATCATTTCGCCCTTAGAAAATACCATTATTTTTCCTATAAACTCTTTTGTAAAACCATGGACTTAAGCTATCTTGATTTTACAAATCGCAATATGGACAAAATTCGCAATAATATTCTTCAAGAATCCCTCAATGCTTCTCAATACTTCCAGCATCTCTTGATGTTATTTTCAGAGGTTTTTACTATTTTGCTTCTTTATACTCTTTTATTGTTGGTTAGTTGGAAAATGACAATTGTTTTAAGTTTTATTTTAAGTATCAAAGTTTTATTTATCACAAAAAGTATTACTAAAATTATCAAAAAACAAGGGGCTATCCGAATCCAAATGGAAGAAAAGTTTTTAAAAATTATTTCAAAAACTTTTGGTAATTTTAAAATTATTAAGCTTAAGGGCAATGAAGATGAAATCTATAAAAATTTTGATGAAACAAGCAAAAAAAAAGCAGATACACAAATCATTTATCAAACACTCAATATTTTACCTAAAAATATTTTAGAGACTGTTGGATTTTCTATTCTGATTAGCTGCGTAGCTTATATTCTCTATCGATACAACGATGCTAATGCTGTTTTGCCAATTATATCTATGTATGCCCTAGCCCTTTATAGAATCTTACCTTCTATCAACAAAATTATGTCTAGTTATGGGATGATGAATTTCAACCACAAGGCTCTTGAAAGTGTTTATAATGATCTTATTTATCAAACCAAACCTCAAAATTACCAACCTATTGCATTCAAACACACAATAAGACTCCAAAATATAACTTTCAATTATATAAAAAATAAATCTATTCTCAAAAACCTTAATCTTACTATCCAAAAAGGTGAAAAAATTGCTTTTGTAGGTCCTAGTGGGGCAGGAAAATCAACTTTAGTCGATATTATTATTGGAATTTATCAGCCTACAGAGGGTGAAATATTTATTGATGAAACAAAACTCACAGATGAAAATATCAAATCTTGGCGAAAAAAAATCGGCTATATCCCCCAAAATATTTATCTTTTTGATGGCACAGTCGCAGAAAATATAGCCTTTGGAAGTCAAATTAACCAAGACAAACTTGTTTGGGCTTGCAAAATGGCAAATATTTATGACTTTTTAAAACAAAATGAAGGCTTAAATACTTTAGTGGGTGATGGAGGTATCAAACTTAGCGGAGGTCAAAAACAACGTATTGGTATCGCTAGGGCTATTTATGACAATCCGGAAATTCTCGTCCTTGATGAGGCTACTTCCGCCTTAGATACACAAACAGAAACAAAAATTATGGACGAAATCTACAAAATAGCAGAAGATAAGACACTCCTTATTATCGCTCACAGACTAAGCACTATAGAAAAATGTGATAGAAAAATAGAAATAGCCCAAAGATAA
- a CDS encoding tetratricopeptide repeat protein, producing MSFKTITLASIYELQGFKEEALEIYKEILKNDPSNQDAQNAYKRLTHVHKSFKGVNTKARNFFIQASTREELKIFERWLMQWN from the coding sequence ATGAGTTTTAAAACAATTACACTTGCAAGCATTTATGAACTTCAAGGATTCAAAGAAGAAGCGCTTGAAATTTATAAAGAAATTCTTAAAAATGATCCTTCAAACCAAGATGCACAAAATGCCTATAAACGCTTAACGCATGTGCATAAAAGCTTCAAAGGGGTCAATACAAAAGCTAGAAACTTTTTTATCCAAGCTTCAACCCGGGAAGAACTAAAAATTTTCGAAAGGTGGTTGATGCAATGGAACTAA